In one Dehalococcoidia bacterium genomic region, the following are encoded:
- a CDS encoding glycerol-3-phosphate acyltransferase, producing MGIFLGLLVSYLLGSFPTAYLMGRWRKGIDIRQEGSHNMGAMNTLYRVGVFEGIMVLLIDIAKGLGAVLFVQWLDQSLAIQMLAGATVILGHIYPVFLKFRGGKGGATCIGVLFALMPQGIPIYLALFALILIISRFITLAYSVSLWVFPVVAWLVYESSSMVTYSIGLLIVLGLRYVPRAMQIRSTAGGWNRALFRRNLKERF from the coding sequence ATGGGCATATTTCTCGGCCTGCTTGTTAGCTACCTCCTGGGCTCCTTCCCGACGGCCTATCTGATGGGCCGATGGCGTAAGGGCATCGATATCCGCCAGGAAGGCAGCCATAACATGGGGGCCATGAATACCCTCTATCGGGTGGGGGTATTCGAAGGGATAATGGTCCTCTTGATCGATATCGCCAAAGGGCTGGGCGCGGTCCTGTTTGTTCAGTGGCTCGACCAATCCCTGGCAATCCAGATGCTGGCCGGAGCAACCGTGATTCTGGGGCACATCTACCCGGTCTTTCTGAAATTCCGCGGAGGGAAAGGCGGAGCCACCTGCATCGGAGTGCTGTTTGCCCTGATGCCCCAGGGGATTCCCATCTACCTTGCCCTGTTTGCCCTGATCCTGATCATCAGCCGTTTCATTACCTTGGCCTATAGTGTTTCGCTGTGGGTCTTCCCCGTCGTCGCCTGGCTAGTCTATGAATCCTCGTCGATGGTGACCTACTCAATAGGACTTCTCATCGTGCTGGGGTTACGGTATGTTCCCCGCGCCATGCAGATACGTTCCACTGCGGGTGGCTGGAACCGGGCATTGTTCCGCCGGAACCTGAAGGAACGCTTCTAG
- a CDS encoding methyltransferase domain-containing protein, with protein sequence MAEAEMHPRRFHAHPDRLRSPERMARLEIDRVVGLSIEGLAPRSMIDIGTGTGVFAEAFEGIGLEVAGIDTSAEMLTIARSYVSSAKFVEAAAEAVPYPDRSFDLVFLGHLLHEADDPLKALKEARRLARMRVIVLEWPYREEEHGPPLKDRLSPDVIQGLTSQAGFHISERIGLMHMDLYRLTV encoded by the coding sequence ATGGCAGAAGCTGAAATGCACCCGCGCCGTTTTCACGCTCACCCGGACCGGCTGCGTTCTCCCGAGAGGATGGCCCGGCTGGAGATAGACCGCGTGGTTGGATTGAGCATCGAGGGATTGGCACCTAGGTCAATGATCGACATCGGAACAGGCACCGGAGTGTTCGCCGAGGCATTTGAGGGGATCGGACTGGAGGTGGCCGGGATAGACACCAGTGCGGAGATGCTGACCATTGCGCGAAGTTACGTGTCGTCGGCCAAGTTTGTAGAAGCTGCGGCCGAAGCAGTTCCGTATCCGGACCGTTCATTTGATCTGGTGTTTCTGGGACACCTTCTCCACGAGGCAGATGATCCGCTCAAGGCGCTCAAGGAAGCCAGGCGACTTGCCCGGATGAGAGTGATTGTCCTGGAGTGGCCATATCGGGAAGAGGAGCACGGTCCCCCTCTGAAGGATCGGCTGAGCCCTGATGTCATTCAAGGCCTTACCAGCCAGGCAGGTTTCCACATATCTGAAAGAATAGGGCTGATGCATATGGACCTTTACCGCCTGACCGTGTGA
- a CDS encoding sodium ion-translocating decarboxylase subunit beta, which translates to MNSLIKTGFDAFGWHQLVMVFVACLLVYLGIKKKWEPLLLIPLGFAILSVNLFAGLVDAQLDIKAPVNGEVTYVSPKLQELEEPDDDVKVEEGSLLFRITLPDGTVQDIVATEDGRIKKSDIHVAVGDAVYAHDPLVRLTQVSVLAEGASATGLFSRIFEFGIANGELIPCLIFLGLGTLTDFGPLIANPKMLFLGAAAQGGVFIAFFAALAVGEGWLGWTDFGIREAASIGIIGGADGPTTIFLTSRLSPQLLGTTAVAAYTYMAMVPLIQPPVIRLMTSKEERAIYMKPQLREVSRLEKILFPFIGAIAIILLVPESAPLISMFMFGNLLQVSGVVDRLAKTAGESFMDILIIFLGISVGSMMTAENFIKRDTLIIFGLGIFAFASATAIGIIFAKVMGKFSEEPINPLIGAAGVSAVPMSARVVQRMGQEANPRNFLIMHAMGPNVAGVIGTAVVAGALLGKIGG; encoded by the coding sequence ATGAACAGCTTGATTAAAACCGGATTTGACGCGTTTGGCTGGCATCAGTTGGTAATGGTTTTCGTCGCCTGCCTTCTTGTATATCTTGGCATCAAGAAGAAATGGGAGCCTTTGCTTTTGATCCCCTTAGGATTCGCTATCCTTTCGGTTAACCTCTTCGCCGGACTGGTGGATGCCCAACTCGATATCAAGGCCCCGGTAAATGGGGAAGTCACCTATGTGAGCCCCAAGTTGCAGGAACTGGAAGAGCCGGATGATGATGTCAAAGTTGAGGAAGGATCGCTTCTATTCCGGATAACCCTTCCGGATGGAACGGTGCAGGACATCGTGGCCACAGAAGACGGAAGGATCAAGAAATCCGATATCCACGTTGCAGTCGGTGATGCAGTTTATGCCCATGACCCGTTGGTCAGGCTGACACAGGTTTCGGTGCTGGCCGAAGGGGCAAGTGCAACCGGGCTCTTCTCAAGAATATTCGAGTTCGGTATTGCGAACGGAGAACTGATCCCGTGTCTGATATTTCTGGGGCTGGGAACTTTGACTGATTTCGGGCCTCTTATTGCCAATCCCAAGATGCTGTTTCTTGGAGCAGCAGCGCAGGGTGGGGTCTTTATCGCCTTTTTTGCCGCTCTGGCTGTGGGGGAAGGCTGGCTGGGATGGACGGACTTCGGAATCAGGGAGGCGGCTTCGATCGGGATAATAGGCGGAGCTGACGGGCCAACGACGATCTTCCTCACCAGTAGATTATCTCCGCAGCTCTTGGGAACTACTGCGGTGGCTGCCTACACTTATATGGCGATGGTTCCTCTCATCCAGCCTCCCGTTATCAGGCTGATGACAAGCAAAGAAGAACGAGCGATATATATGAAACCGCAACTGAGAGAGGTTTCACGCCTGGAAAAGATACTCTTTCCCTTCATCGGTGCCATTGCGATCATACTGCTGGTTCCCGAATCGGCTCCGCTGATTTCTATGTTCATGTTCGGGAATCTGTTGCAGGTTTCGGGAGTGGTTGACAGACTGGCCAAAACAGCGGGCGAATCATTCATGGACATCCTCATCATATTCCTGGGCATCTCCGTGGGAAGTATGATGACGGCGGAGAATTTTATCAAGAGGGATACCCTGATTATTTTCGGACTCGGAATCTTTGCCTTTGCTTCTGCGACTGCAATAGGGATTATATTTGCCAAAGTGATGGGCAAGTTCTCCGAAGAGCCGATAAACCCGTTGATCGGGGCCGCTGGAGTTTCGGCGGTGCCGATGTCGGCTCGAGTGGTGCAACGGATGGGGCAAGAAGCAAACCCGCGCAACTTCTTGATCATGCATGCGATGGGGCCAAATGTCGCCGGCGTAATCGGTACTGCGGTGGTTGCAGGGGCATTGCTGGGCAAGATAGGCGGCTAG
- a CDS encoding radical SAM protein: MSISQQQDFLIQWHLTERCNLRCKHCYQSSPDTDEMSFPEILGVLDEIAQMFEAWSQAYNMAFSPSLTITGGEPFLRSDLFDILSAIREHGFEFSILSNGTLIDPMTARRLSELDVSGVQVSIEGPREIHEKIRGRGTFDSALEGVRNLVTEGIPVTLNATLSLLNADELMALVDVSLAAGVQKLGFSRLVPWGRGRALYDQALTPNRVQSLYEMLFSLNPDGLKLVSGDPLALQMQSQDSDPVTSDVPMGGCAAGVSGITLMPDGTVMPCRRLDIGIGNLRRDSLREIWATSEVLEALRDKNRYTGRCRSCRRWANCRGCRAIAYAWSGDFLSVDPQCFLPDNSIYEN; the protein is encoded by the coding sequence ATGTCGATATCTCAACAGCAGGATTTCTTGATCCAGTGGCACCTGACAGAGCGCTGCAATCTGAGATGCAAGCACTGCTATCAATCCAGTCCAGATACCGATGAGATGTCCTTTCCCGAGATTCTGGGGGTTCTCGATGAGATCGCCCAGATGTTCGAGGCATGGTCGCAAGCTTATAACATGGCGTTTTCCCCCAGTTTGACCATCACGGGTGGCGAACCGTTCTTGCGTAGCGATCTGTTCGATATCCTTTCCGCTATCAGGGAACACGGTTTTGAGTTCAGCATCCTCTCAAACGGCACCCTTATCGATCCCATGACTGCCAGACGCCTGAGCGAGCTGGACGTTTCCGGGGTTCAGGTAAGCATTGAAGGGCCGCGAGAGATTCACGAGAAGATCAGGGGCAGAGGAACCTTTGACTCAGCGCTGGAGGGTGTGCGCAATCTTGTCACCGAGGGTATACCGGTCACCCTGAATGCAACGCTTTCATTGCTGAATGCCGATGAGCTTATGGCGCTGGTGGATGTCTCGCTGGCCGCAGGCGTGCAAAAACTGGGGTTTTCGAGGCTGGTTCCCTGGGGAAGGGGCAGGGCGCTCTATGACCAGGCACTCACCCCGAACCGCGTGCAGTCCCTCTATGAAATGCTGTTTTCCCTCAATCCGGATGGGCTCAAGCTGGTATCGGGGGACCCGTTGGCCTTGCAAATGCAATCGCAGGATTCTGATCCAGTCACCTCTGATGTTCCGATGGGGGGCTGCGCCGCAGGCGTCTCCGGCATAACGCTGATGCCGGATGGAACCGTAATGCCCTGCAGACGGCTCGATATCGGCATAGGCAATCTGAGAAGGGATTCTCTGCGCGAGATATGGGCTACTTCGGAAGTACTGGAGGCTCTCCGGGACAAGAATCGATATACCGGCCGATGCCGGAGTTGCCGCCGATGGGCCAACTGCCGCGGCTGCCGGGCCATCGCCTATGCGTGGTCCGGCGATTTCCTTTCCGTTGATCCGCAGTGTTTTCTGCCCGACAATTCGATCTATGAGAATTGA